A single window of Penaeus monodon isolate SGIC_2016 unplaced genomic scaffold, NSTDA_Pmon_1 PmonScaffold_6914, whole genome shotgun sequence DNA harbors:
- the LOC119571567 gene encoding bromodomain-containing protein 8-like — protein sequence MSKKLVIKLDIRPKTQEIPSNLCSFELLVKNTKTALHYSFELGKRVVFRYSSWIIVFCLIFFRDWVSEVERIFVRSTKRKVSGGDFAGSSSPLITESAPNSPASTHYGDDPEHERSYRSWKKPIMILWNEIAAHKFASLFLRPITDDQAPGYHSVVYRPMDLQTIKRNIESGVIRNTAEFQRDMMLMFLNAKMYNTSDHNVYHMAHQMMKDTVSTIEEFLNTQMLARAEETPQKSLRRETRESSAKRSDDDPKRKSRDSLDEKGLKKRRL from the exons ATGTCTAAGAAACTTGTGATAAAGCTTGATATTAGACCAAAGACCCAAGAAATTCCATCCAATCTCTGCAGTTTTGAGTTATtggtgaaaaatacaaaaactgcTTTACATTACAGCTTTGAACTTGGCAAGAGAGTAGTGTTTAGGTATTCCAGTTGGATCATTgtcttttgtttaatatttttcagGGATTGGGTGAGTGAAGTGGAAAGGATATTCGTCAGAAGTACAAAACGCAAAGTATCTGGAGGAGATTTTGCTGGATCGTCATCCCCACTAATAACTGAATCTGCACCAAACTCTCCTGCTTCTACCCACTATGG ggatGATCCTGAACATGAACGATCATATAGATCATGGAAAAAACCCATCATGATTTTGTGGAATGAAATTGCTGCACACAAGTTTGCGTCCTTATTTTTACGACCCATTACTGATGATCAGGCTCCAGGATATCACTCAGTGGTGTACAG GCCAATGGATCTTCAAACAATCAAGAGGAACATAGAAAGTGGAGTAATAAGAAATACAGCTGAATTTCAACGTGACATGATGCTGATGTTCCTGAATGCAAAAATGTACAACACCAGTGACCATAACGTCTATCATATGGCTCACCAGATGATGAAAGATACCGTTAGCACCATTGAG GAATTCTTGAATACACAAATGCTGGCACGAGCAGAAGAGACCCCTCAGAAATCCCTACGGCGGGAAACTCGTGAGTCCTCAGCGAAGAGAAGTGATGATGATCCGAAGAGGAAATCAAGAGACAGTCTCGATGAGAAAGGTTTGAAGAAAAGAAGActgtaa